In Aspergillus oryzae RIB40 DNA, chromosome 6, one genomic interval encodes:
- a CDS encoding uncharacterized protein (permease of the major facilitator superfamily): protein MSGLCRTVQVKAITMSWPTVNALGRMIQFLADCCNQVRDVYQSCYREHIKWKADSSDEFQGTRNHIFDDSDAAEYWANVYEKAQYEGRHRFDPSFTWTPEEEKKLVRKVDLRIMFWAWLMFCSLDLNRRNINRAITDDMLPELGMNTNDFNYGQTIFLVTFLAAELPSGLISKKVGPDRWIPFIIVCWSSISAAQVALSNRAGYFACRALLGLLMGGFIPDIVLWLSYFYKGRELPIRLSWFWTAISTCNIVGSLLAAGILQMRGLRGWSGWQWLFLIEGLVTAIIGVLSWGLMPPGPCQTKSWFRGKDGWFSEREELILVNRLLRDDPSKGDMNNRQAVGPVALIKCLKDFDLWPLYLLGLLIYIPPQPHANYLSYILRRLGFSTFHANLLAIPSQFMFAVNLLIITRISDKLNERSIVASTSNIWILPCLIALVALPESASTWTRYAISTVLLSYPYCHAILVGWNARISNTVRTRAVGAALYNMCVQAGNIIGSNIFREDDSPLYRRGNKILLAICSFNVVLFYAVKAYYVWRNKTRERKWESMSEEERSDYLLTTTDEGVKRLDFRFVH, encoded by the exons ATGTCTGGCCTCTGCAGAACGGTGCAAGTAAAGGCTATCACGATGTCTTGGCCCACGGTTAATGCGCTTGGCCGTATGATACAATTCTTGGCCGATTGTTGCAATCAAGTGCGGGATGTCTATCAGAGCTGTTATCGAGAACATATAAAATGGAAGGCAGAT AGTTCCGACGAGTTCCAAGGAACGCGGAACCATATCTTTGATGATTCGGATGCCGCCGAATATTGGGCCAATGTGTATGAGAAAGCTCAATATGAGGGTCGTCATCGCTTTGATCCTTCCTTCACTTGGACTcctgaggaggagaagaaattaGTCCGAAAG gTGGATCTGCGGATTATGTTCTGGGCGTGGTTAATGTTCTGCTCGCTGGATCTGAACCGGAGAAATATCAACAGAGCAATCACAGATGACATG CTCCCTGAATTAGGCATGAACACGAACGACTTCAACTACGGACAAACT ATCTTCCTAGTAACATTTCTCGCAGCAGAGCTCCCAAGCGGCCTGATCAGTAAGAAGGTTGGGCCAGATAGATGGATTCCATTCATCATTGTATGCTGGTCATCCATCAGTGCTGCACAGGTCGCCCTTTCAAACAGGGCAGGCTACTTTGCCTGTCGAGCCCTTCTCGGGCTTCTGATGGGTGGTTTCATACC TGATATAGTGCTCTGGCTATCTTACTTTTAT AAAGGACGAGAGCTGCCAATCCGTCTCAGCTGGTTTTGGACAGCGATCAG TACTTGCAATATTGTTGGCTCCCTCCTTGCCGCGGGCATCTTGCAGATGCGTGGACTCCGAGGATGGAGTGGATGGCAATGGCT CTTCCTCATCGAAGGTCTAGTCACGGCTATTATTGGAGTCTTATCCTGGGGCCTTATGCCCCCAGGCCCCTGTCAAACAAAGAGCTGGTTTCGAGGCAAAGACGGCTGGTTTAGTGAGCGTGAAGAACTCATCCTCGTCAACCGGCTTCTGCGCGACGACCCGTCCAAAGGCGACATGAACAACAG ACAAGCCGTTGGCCCAGTCGCACTCATTAAATGCCTCAAAGACTTCGACCTCTGGCCCCTAtacctcctcggcctcctcaTCTATATCCCACCGCAACCTCACGCAAACTATCTGTCGTACATCCTCCGTCGACTAGGATTCTCCACCTTCCACGCTAACCTCCTCGCCATCCCCTCCCAGTTCATGTTCGCTGTaaacctcctcatcatcacccgcATCTCAGACAAACTCAACGAGCGCTCCATCGTCgcctccacctccaacatCTGGATACTTCCCTGCTTGATCGCCCTCGTCGCCCTCCCCGAATCAGCCAGTACCTGGACTCGCTACGCAATCAGCACAGTCCTTCTCAGTTACCCATACTGTCATGCGATTCTCGTCGGCTGGAATGCCCGTATCAGCAATACCGTCCGCACACGCGCCGTCGGCGCCGCGCTGTACAATATGTGCGTGCAGGCGGGCAATATCATCGGGAGTAATATCTTCCGGGAAGATGATAGTCCGCTGTATCGACGGGGGAATAAGATACTTCTAGCTATTTGCTCGTTCAATGTCGTCTTGTTTTATGCGGTCAAGGCATATTACGTTTGGAGGAATAAGacgagggagaggaagtgggAGTCCatgtcggaggaggaaagaagtgaCTATTTACTTACGACGACGGACGAGGGGGTTAAGAGGTTGGATTTTCGGTTTGTTCATTAA
- a CDS encoding uncharacterized protein (predicted protein), which produces MSQSDALDSLRGKPLPSLPAVARNANTLANRRAQIVVGKPPIEASMISPPCRINPVTMEPHTTRFDEAMFIPANDCPSPVPSPGSNSPSMEKPPPFGRDRPSTSTSEVVCEQSVWESDSDTEDTDPKSRSRKPMDTLKKVRSRVHLRMAKSAPKLQNSSNSPQALEKFPTTPDKPPEERHPAPMRSIGKSRFAPDKFQSAHQTVRIVAPSTTSLVPPRTPRSRRNSKDERPNFDIDRSTAAAMQAKSRRKPHSNSPQSSLSSEGGKIRTLCREDRSDKALQSLTPLRQPLYKRVWESLRVLGCHGDMPPPRPRKAM; this is translated from the coding sequence ATGTCTCAGTCCGACGCTCTAGACTCCCTTCGCGGAAAGCCTCTACCCTCTCTGCCCGCTGTTGCGCGCAACGCGAACACTTTGGCAAACAGAAGAGCACAGATAGTCGTTGGGAAGCCTCCCATAGAGGCATCTATGATCTCTCCTCCTTGCCGTATCAATCCCGTTACGATGGAGCCTCACACAACTCGATTTGATGAAGCCATGTTCATCCCCGCCAATGACTGTCCAAGTCCCGTTCCCAGTCCTGGTTCTAATTCGCCTTCCATGGAAAAGCCTCCCCCATTTGGCCGCGATAGGCCGTCGACATCAACATCCGAGGTGGTATGTGAGCAATCAGTATGGGAATCAGACTCAGACACCGAAGACACGGATCCAAAGTCGCGGTCAAGGAAGCCCATGGATACATTGAAAAAGGTCCGCAGTCGGGTGCATCTAAGGATGGCCAAGTCGGCTCCCAAGTTACAAAACTCCAGCAACAGCCCTCAGGCCTTAGAAAAATTCCCTACAACGCCTGACAAGCCCCCAGAAGAGCGTCACCCAGCCCCGATGCGGTCAATTGGGAAATCGCGTTTCGCCCCCGATAAGTTCCAATCGGCACACCAAACGGTGCGTATCGTGGCCCCATCGACCACATCGCTCGTGCCTCCACGGACTCCCCGATCCCGCCGCAACAGCAAGGATGAGCGACCAAACTTTGACATCGATCGATCGACAGCAGCCGCGATGCAGGCCAAATCGAGGCGTAAGCCACATTCCAATTCGCCCCAGTCGTCCCTATCAAGCGAAGGAGGTAAAATTCGTACCCTGTGCCGCGAAGACCGATCGGACAAAGCCCTTCAGAGTTTGACACCTTTACGACAACCTCTTTACAAACGTGTTTGGGAGTCCCTGCGCGTGCTTGGCTGCCACGGGGATATGCCACCACCTAGACCACGCAAGGCCATGTAA
- a CDS encoding uncharacterized protein (predicted protein) has translation MAGRSPTRLLFTLATPSLLVGYGTHVWLNSLEARYPPIAPDRTSTELLRTPANSTTQHVPHIDIYAARIRLRDLQARTNNPTEKPTKQDLNIAWAQSLLNCSILRLEAKVIGLFSKGKFNPGDLGTTPAGFSPDPETGAPRELLNGAMTVIRQPVRDEPLLVKWEIPDGPRRFFEMIARWGYPWRLMTGGRHEMSVEGPFDGEGDEEGLGPFVEVRFASAHTYEIVPEEGGLLQQKTIPKWVGRLHRGYARFLLDTAVKELVEGTK, from the coding sequence ATGGCGGGACGATCCCCAACccgccttctcttcacaCTAGCGACACCCTCCTTACTAGTGGGCTACGGCACGCATGTCTGGCTAAACTCACTGGAAGCACGATATCCCCCTATTGCTCCAGACAGAACCAGCACCGAGCTTCTCCGTACACCAGCCAACTCAACAACTCAACATGTCCCCCACATAGACATCTACGCCGCCCGGATCCGTCTCCGCGACCTTCAAGCACGGACCAACAACCCCACAGAAAAACCCACGAAACAAGACCTGAACATCGCCTGGGCACAATCGTTACTGAACTGCAGCATACTTCGCCTAGAAGCCAAAGTGATCGGACTCTTCAGCAAGGGCAAATTCAACCCAGGCGATCTGGGAACCACCCCAGCAGGATTCAGCCCTGATCCAGAAACGGGGGCTCCGCGTGAGCTTCTAAATGGGGCCATGACTGTTATTCGACAGCCGGTGCGTGACGAGCCTTTGTTAGTGAAATGGGAGATCCCAGATGGGCCAAGGCGGTTCTTTGAGATGATTGCTCGTTGGGGGTATCCATGGCGCTTAATGACGGGTGGACGGCATGAGATGAGTGTCGAGGGGCCGTTTGACGGTGAAGGGGATGAGGAGGGCCTAGGCCCGTTTGTGGAGGTGCGTTTCGCTTCGGCGCACACGTATGAGATCGTACCCGAGGAGGGAGGTCTTTTACAGCAGAAGACTATCCCGAAGTGGGTTGGGAGGTTGCATCGTGGGTATGCCCGGTTTTTGTTGGATACTGCTGTgaaggagttggtggaggggacAAAGTGA